From the genome of Penaeus chinensis breed Huanghai No. 1 chromosome 8, ASM1920278v2, whole genome shotgun sequence, one region includes:
- the LOC125028079 gene encoding LOW QUALITY PROTEIN: tetratricopeptide repeat protein 17-like (The sequence of the model RefSeq protein was modified relative to this genomic sequence to represent the inferred CDS: deleted 1 base in 1 codon), with protein sequence MEQERFSIRIRCLFLAIYTLLIIKAYCTTHWVVTEDGKIQAQMDSIFQLRRPYDFLALAQQEQRAMQVESLKRDLVSQKSQIDRNEDKDTQLEERIYRTDSDCVLAGRPLTEFDLYASTVVNMESVGIRLEDHLGLSPSVSDALQEPDCIKAFDMPFSMFAYEHLQGIRYRDNLTTTTEDDLTTVGGESDVSVWGHRVAVALVTNSSSWVLHNLATQYWRVKAEPLKATECVRRALHLTPRNYRYIPMVHLGNILHRARRSDEAVLVLHAAIDHYRHSPVAHITLGNVYATLAFYNVSVLCFENALYMSPGDQSLRRRKHAVLCHSKLEAALENQHQSLQRTLGELRDYQKRHEEWLSLQQKLLLEQATPEMKLESRLEYEEQKIRESTDGRGQDCFQYQQDGHTFLSCNMRRDQLEQRGSPSELLLDLQSLLHTVESEALRLGQHVLKRKPLLMSQVPQIMPLHPTKTYRNGGTPGILDVTLGEGFPTPEQCEQAPPLPQWDDFPSVFLPAENKGFSVDRFLSDDIDVSFNEEHPLPWHPPICERLSDVVEGIDDIPGIKERHTLTTRNPDPHAVPYLMKYGYQGSEAEIGQRISSAMKKGVGPQWLLYNLAGLYWRVHGNLYNGVECLRRAVATAPEEWHDVPLVNTAALLYTAGHIDDALTLTLQAVQVDDQEPETNFLLANLYCGKGNLTGAWHHYERVLAASPNHPAALQYLTALACHTRPPHSVRPLPTCQNQGGVEEGVCTTDGGCQAVVDNGSGDDKNELLEELNLDLEIETEENEDEDNSSLSKPSVPAEDKSKGTGDPQGPESKISNKQIHVRVGLGSDDATLTTAEAESNPPSDTPAIEDDPLPDVLLRVRERVASPPPPPHVCDRANKLSDVKHFTSTWLSVSAKNIDISDYLVPSPQVGTPLEEPVCRGDLPASMHTLDHLAGIRHRHLLPHFPEMGLREALQTLTDRTPVPVELMATRIARSLQKNETSWVVATAAALYWRVVGSGERAVDCLRHTLHHAPRHMKDIPLISLANILHRAGLYNNALVVANMALEISPKFVVIHFTMANIYAAKGDLEKATAFYQSTLALQSSFEPARDRLRAIQCASVGEELITKN encoded by the exons ATGGACTCAATCTTCCAGCTTCGACGTCCTTATGATTTCTTGGCCCTGGCCCAGCAGGAACAGAGAGCCATGCAGGTAGAATCTCTAAAGAGAGATCTTGTGTCTCAAAAATCACAGATTGATCGCAATGAAGATAAG gacACGCAATTAGAAGAGAGGATATACAGAACAGATTCAGACTGCGTGCTTGCTGGTCGACCCCTCACAGAATTTGATCTTTATGCGAGTACCGTAGTCAACATGGAGAGCGTAGGAATCAG ACTTGAGGATCACCTTGGGTTATCCCCTTCTGTGTCAGATGCTCTCCAGGAGCCGGACTGCATCAAGGCCTTTGACATGCCCTTCTCCATGTTTGCCTATGAACACCTTCAG GGCATCCGGTATCGTGACAACCTAACCACAACCACCGAGGATGACCTAACAACGGTGGGTGGGGAGAGTGACGTGTCGGTGTGGGGTCATAGGGTCGCAGTGGCTCTAGTTACAAATTCCTCATCCTGGGTTCTGCACAACCTCGCTACTCAGTACTGGAGAGTAAAGGCAGAACCCCTCAAAGCCACAGAGTGTGTGCGGAGGGCTCTTCACCTAACGCCCAG GAATTACCGTTATATACCAATGGTTCACTTGGGCAACATTTTGCATCGAGCAAGACGATCAGACGAGGCTGTGTTAGTGCTCCATGCAGCCATAGACCACTACAGACATTCCCCAGTTGCACACATAACTTTAGGCAATGTTTATGCTACATTAGCATTTTATAATGT TTCTGTATTGTGCTTTgaaaatgcattatatatgtctCCTGGTGACCAGAGTTTACGTCGTAGAAAACATGCTGTTCTGTGTCATTCAAAATTAGAAGCTGCATTGGAAAACCAACATCA GTCACTACAGAGAACTTTAGGGGAGCTGAGAGATTACCAGAAGCGGCATGAAGAGTGGTTATCTCTCCAGCAAAAGCTTCTTCTTGAGCAAGCTACTCCAGAAATGAAACTGGAGTCAAGACTGGAATACGAAGAGCAGAAAATCAGAGAGAGCACAGATGGAAGAG GTCAAGACTGTTTTCAGTATCAACAGGATGGCCACACATTCTTGAGTTGCAACATGCGAAGAGATCAGCTAGAACAAAGAGGCTCTCCTTCTGAGCTCCTCTTAGATCTGCAGAGTCTTCTACATACTGTGGAATCAGAGGCACTAAGATTAGGGCAGCATGTGCTCAAGAGAAAGCCTTTGCTAATGTCTCAGGTACCACAGATCATGCCACTTCATCCAACGAAGACCTACAG GAATGGTGGTACACCAGGGATCTTGGATGTGACACTTGGTGAAGGTTTCCCCACACCAGAGCAATGCGAACAggcacctcctctccctcagtgGGATGACTTTCCTTCGGTTTTCCTTCCCGCTGAAAACAAGGGATTCTC aGTTGACAGATTTCTCAGCGATGATATAGACGTCAGCTTTAATGAGGAACACCCATTGCCGTGGCATCCACCCATATGTGAGCGACTCAGCGATGTTGTAGAAGGAATTGATGACATTCCTGGTATTAAAGAGCGGCACACGTTGACCACAAGAAACCCTGATCCTCACGCTGTCCCTTACCTTATGAAGTATGGTTATCAGGGATCAGAGGCAGAAATAGGGCAGCGGATCAGCAGTGCTATGAAGAAA GGTGTTGGCCCCCAGTGGCTTCTCTACAACTTAGCA GGACTATACTGGCGGGTGCATGGAAATCTCTACAATGGGGTTGAGTGTTTGAGGCGTGCTGTTGCAACAGCTCCTGAGGAGTGGCATGATGTCCCTCTAGTGAACACAGCAGCATTGCTTTATACAGCAGGACACATTGATGATGCATTAACTTTGACATTACAAGCTGTTCAAGTTGATGATCAAGAG CCAGAGACAAACTTCCTGTTGGCTAACTTGTACTGTGGGAAAGGAAACCTAACAGGCGCATGGCACCACTATGAGCGCGTGTTGGCAGCCTCCCCTAATCACCCTGCCGCTCTTCAATATCTGACCGCTCTCGCATGCCACACCCGACCTCCACACTCCGTCCGACCTTTGCCCACATGCCAGAATCAG GGTGGAGTTGAAGAAGGCGTTTGTACAACAGATGGAGGTTGTCAGGCTGTTGTGGACAATGGATCTGGTGATGACAAAA ATGAATTGCTAGAGGAGCTCAACCTTGATCTTGAAATAGAGACAGAAGAGAATGAAGACGAGGATAACTCCTCTTTATCGAAGCCTTCCGTTCCGGCTGAGGACAAGAGCAAAGGAACAGGAGATCCACAAGGACCTGAGTCAAAG ATATCCAACAAGCAGATTCATGTCCGTGTGGGCCTGGGCTCAGATGATGCAACATTGACAACAGCCGAAGCAGAATCCAACCCCCCCTCAGACACTCCTGCCATTGAAGACGACCCGCTACCCGACGTCCTCCTGCGGGTGCGGGAAAGGGTagcctcaccccctcctcctccgcacgTTTGTGATCGTGCCAATAAACTGAGTGATGTCAAGCATTTCACCTCCACCTGGCTCTCTGTCTCGGCTAAGAACATTGA TATATCTGATTACCTTGTGCCCAGTCCACAAGTAGGCACACCCCTGGAAGAGCCTGTGTGCCGAGGAGATCTCCCAGCCTCCATGCACACCCTGGACCACTTAGCGGGTATCAGACATCGCCATCTTCTGCCTCACTTTCCAGAAATGGGTTTACGTGAAGCTCTGCAGACACTCACTGATCGCACACCTGTACCTGTGGAATTAATGGCAACCAGAATTGCAAGATCTTTACAAAAA AATGAAACTTCATGGGTAGTGGCAACAGCAGCAGCACTGTACTGGAGAGTCGTGGGCAGTGGAGAAAGAGCAGTGGATTGCCTGCGCCACACACTCCATCACGCGCCACGACATATGAAAGACATTCCATTGATATCTTTAGCAAATATTCTTCATAG GGCAGGACTGTATAACAATGCCCTTGTTGTAGCAAATATGGCATTAGAGATATCACCGAAATTTGTGGTCATCCATTTCACTATGGCAAATATTTATGCTGCTAAG GGTGATCTTGAGAAAGCGACAGCATTTTACCAGTCTACTCTAGCCCTCCAATCCTCCTTTGAGCCAGCCAGGGATCGCCTAAGAGCAATCCAGTGTGCTTCAGTAGGCGAGGAATTGATAACCAAAAATTGA